The proteins below come from a single Pseudochaenichthys georgianus chromosome 14, fPseGeo1.2, whole genome shotgun sequence genomic window:
- the ruvbl2 gene encoding ruvB-like 2 has translation MATTKVPEVRDITRIERIGAHSHIRGLGLDDALEPRQVSQGLVGQLASRRAAGVVLEMIKDGHIAGRAVLIAGQPGTGKTAIAMGIAQSLGPDTPFTAMAGSEIFSLEMSKTESLSQAFRKAIGVRIKEETEIIEGEVVEIQIDRPATGTGAKVGKLTLKTTEMETIYDLGNKMIDSLSKEKVQAGDVITIDKATGKISKLGRSFTRARDYDAMGAQTQFVQCPEGELQKRKEVVHTVSLHEIDVINSRTQGFLALFSGDTGEIKAEVREQINAKVCEWREEGKAEIIPGVLFIDEVHMLDMECFSFLNRALESDLSPVLIMATNRGITRIRGTNYQSPHGIPIDLLDRLLIIATSPYTEKETRQILKIRCEEEDVELSDEAHTVLTRIGMETSLRYAIQLISTAGLVCRKRKGTEVQVEDIKRVYSLFLDEARSSQYMKEYQDSFLFNETQAPTMDTS, from the exons ATGGCGACTACAAAGGTCCCAGAGGTCCGTGACATCACACGGATCGAGAGAATCG GAGCACACTCTCACATCCGTGGTCTTGGTTTGGATGATGCTTTGGAGCCAAGACAG GTGTCTCAGGGGCTGGTGGGCCAGCTGGCCTCCCGTCGGGCAGCGGGGGTCGTCCTGGAGATGATCAAAGATGGCCACATAGCTGGCAGAGCAGTTCTGATCGCTGGCCAACCTGGCACAGGAAAGACTGCCATTGCTATGG GCATTGCCCAGTCCCTTGGCCCTGATACACCCTTCACAGCGATGGCCGGCAGTGAGATCTTCTCCCTGGAGATGAGCAAGACCGAGTCACTCAGCCAAGCTTTCAGAAAAGCCATCGGAGTGAGGATCAA agaggagacagagatcATTGAAGGAGAGGTGGTGGAGATCCAGATTGATCGACCGGCCACAGGAACG GGTGCCAAGGTGGGCAAGCTGACTCTAAAGACTACTGAGATGGAGACAATATACGACTTGGGAAACAAGATGATTGACAGTCTCAGTAAAGAGAAGGTTCAAGCAGG aGATGTTATTACAATTGACAAAGCCACTGGAAAAATCAGCAAGTTGGGCCGCTCCTTCACCAGAGCCAGAGACTACGATGCCATGGGAGCTCAG ACCCAGTTTGTACAGTGTCCAGAGGGGGAGCTGCAGAAGAGGAAAGAGGTGGTCCACACAGTGTCCCTGCATGAGATCGACGTCATCAACAGCCGCACACAGGGCTTCCTGGCGCTCTTCTCCGGAGACACCGGAGAGATCAAGGCTGAAGTCCGCGAGCAGATTAATGCCAAAGTGTGTGAGTGGAGGGAAGAGGGTAAGGCCGAGATCATCCCTGGG GTGTTATTTATCGATGAGGTGCATATGCTGGACATGGAGTGCTTCTCCTTCCTGAACCGTGCCCTGGAGAGTGACCTGTCCCCGGTTCTCATTATGGCAACCAACAGAGGCATTACTCG CATCCGTGGCACCAACTACCAGAGCCCTCATGGCATCCCCATCGACCTGCTGGACCGCCTGCTCATCATTGCCACCTCCCCTTATACCGAAAAAGAGACGAGGCAGATCCTCAAGATCCG gtgtgaggaggaggatgtGGAGCTGAGTGACGAGGCTCACACCGTCCTGACTCGCATCGGCATGGAGACGTCTCTGCGCTACGCCATCCAGCTGATCAGCACTGCTGGACTGGTGTGTCGCAAACGCAAG GGGACAGAAGTCCAGGTGGAGGACATCAAACGGGTTTACTCTCTGTTCCTGGATGAGGCCAGATCCTCTCAGTACATGAAGGAGTATCAGGATTCCTTCCTCTTCAATGAAACAC AAGCCCCTACCATGGATACCTCATAA